Genomic DNA from Gossypium hirsutum isolate 1008001.06 chromosome A01, Gossypium_hirsutum_v2.1, whole genome shotgun sequence:
GCATGGCGCAGTGTGATGTTGTCCAGTAAAATGAGAATACCCTCTCACTCATCTCACACCACATTCATAATATTAATTTCTTAAACCTTAACTTTAGTGCTTAGTTATCACTGCTTTACATCCTTCTTTCTGCAGGAAAATAAGGCCAAAGATGACCCTCCCTATCTTCCTCAGGATTGTCATTCTCGGTTTCCTCGAGTAATGCTCTAAAAACTCTCTTCTTTCTTTGTATCTCCATATGTATCTAAACTGCTTCTACATATGTAAATACCtgcataaatacatatatacctatatatggtTTCTGATCATGAAACTTATTGATCTCCGATTCGAAAAGGCTTTACACATTCATGCAAAGATGATGATTTTTCTTCAAAGATGATGATTTTTCTTCGTttagcatatatgtatatatgatacaatggaaaagaaaatggaataTTGTCAACTGCAAACCAAGAATGCAAAGGTGTAATCGATGTTGTTGATTTAATGAAACAGGCCAGTGCTTGACCAGAATTTATACTTTTTGGGAATGAAGTACACATCAGCAACATATGCGTCGGCTTTCCTTAACATAGTTCCTGCCGTTACCTTCATAATGGCAATGATTTTTAGGTGAAATATTCAAACCAATATCCACCACCTCAAATAGTTTTCAAAGTTCcattatctttattctttttccATTTAGTTTTTTGTATATCCACACACTTGATATTGGTACAGTCAATAGGATATTGAAGGCATTTATCGTTGTTTAGGTTAGAGAAAATCAATGTGAAGAAGATAGGAAGTGTGGCAAAGATTATTGGAACTGCAATCACAGTCATGGGAGCAATGGTGATGACTTTGTACAAAGGTCCCATTATTGACTTTGTCAAGTCCGGAGGAGCTATACATCATGGAACTACCACTGAATCTGCAGATAAACACCGGGTTGCCGGAACAATAATGCTTGTTGGAAGCGTCTTTTGCTGGTCAAGCTTCTTTATTTTGCAAGTGAGCCAAAGCATTCtaaaaaaatgaaagttgatTAAACTTATTTATGAGCTAATATTGGGTTATGATTTCGGGTTCAGTCCTTCACATTGAAGAAGTACCCGGCTGAACTCTCTCTTACAGCTTGGATATGTTTCATGGGAATGTTGGAAGGTGCAGGAGTGTCCCTGGTTATGGTCCGTGACCTGAGTGCCTGGAAAATAGGCTGGGACTCAAGGCTTCTTGCTGCAACTTACTCTGTAAGTGCCCCATAAAAAACCAAGCAGACACATGTATACTTGaccattttaacatatatttgtGATTGATTAGGGAATAGTGTGCTCTGGAATCACGTATTACGTGCAAGGAGTCGTGATCCGGGAACGAGGACCGGTATTTGTAACATCTTTTAGTCCTCTATGTATGATCATCACTGCTGCACTAGGGGCCATTATTTTAGCAGAAAAACTCCACCTTGGAAGGTATTGAATTTTGATCTTCAACAAAGATTGGATGATTATTAGAGATACTTAATGCAGACAGTGACAGAATGCATTCTGAAGTAGCTTTTTTTCTGGCTGTAGTAACCATTAAACAAATTAGATGTCTTATTCATCTAGTGGATTCTGTATTGGTTTTCCTTCTTCTGATTGCTCATTTTTGGTTGATTTCAGCGTACTTGGAGCCATTATTATAGTCTTAGGGCTTTACACTGTGGTGTGGGGTAAAAGAAAAGATGGTAAAAACACAGAAACTGATGAGAAAAGCAATGGCCTGCAAGAATTGCCAGTTACAGACAATGCTAAAGCAATCAGTATTGATGTAGGCATTGATGGAGCTGACAAAATTGTTAATATTCCAACTTCAAAGAACCCTTTTTAGCACTCCCAAGGGATAGAAAATACTATGTAAACCATCCCATCTCTCTCCATCTCAAAGACAAGTAATTTCTAGCTTACTTATCATCTTTTTGCTTGTACTCTAAGGTCTTCAAGTTGGTGAAGTAAAAACCACGATGAACCGTTGCAGTTTGCCTATATTTTTGTACAAATATTCCCTTTCTCTACTTTTCTTTGGCTTAAATTCATCAGATGCTATAACGAGAAGGATCTACTGTGAAAACCAAACTATAGGAATCAAACAGCAAACTTGTTCCAGGATTTGGACTGGCATCTCAAGTAATCAAGGGTCATCATTTGTTCAAATGCATTGGAAACACTTAGGCAGAATCAAATTCTGGCACAAAAGCCTAATCTTATGTGTAAGTGCTTTGAAATAGCTGTGGAGTGAAAAAAAGTACTCCCTAAAATGTACCCATGCTTGAGGCTTCACTCTTTTTAAGGTTTAGAGAAAGTTAAAGCTTTTTCATCACAAGGATAAATTTTTTGTGGGTTTCTTTCAATACGGGAGTACTTTTAGAAAAGTTGCtcgcttttttaaaaaaagtgataCCTAATGATTTAGAACTTGGGTTATAACTTTTGATGAATTCATACGACTACTCGGACCAACAAATGTCACAAAGCAGTCAAATGATAAGTATCAGAGAAATTGGCGAAAGTTTTCGCTATCTACACTTCAAACTTTTTAACCATGGTGGCATGGACAACCTACATAGCATACATGGAAAGTTATTTTAGTTGCTCGGATCAATTGTTAGGGTggatatttttttttttggaatcaagGATGggttatatatttcttttgagtGCATAATGTTAAGGCTATTTTTGTTGTTAGACTACTTGACGTGTAATGTGATGTAAAATTTACtattcttaaataattttttttgtgaaaagaaacaaaatagttgAATTACATTATATTAAATTGAGCAAAAACACCACTTGCTTTGTCAGAGTAAAGAATTGCTAGCATCAACCTAAGAGGATCATCAAACACCTCCAGGCCTTCTTTCCCTTCCGAGACCATTTTAGCTTTACGACCAGCAGCTTGGTTATCCTCTCTTAAGACGTGTCGTAAACGCTAGTGTCCGACATACATAAAAAGTTGTTGGATCCGCCTGATTAAAGCATAACTCGATGCTGTCGATGGAGTGTCTTGGAGAACCTTGACCACCTCTAAGCGATCACTTTGAATCGTCACCCTTTTGTACCTGTGGCCTTGAAGAAGAACCAGACCATCTAGAATACTCCATAATTCAACATCAAATATTGAACACTACCCCAAATAACAGTTGTACCCCAGAATCCAATCTCCATTTCTGTTATATAAAACTCCCCCAGCTGATGTAGTTCTTGAGGCTGTCTTAACGGCACCATCAGTGCTTAAATAGACCTAATTACCTGACAGAGAATTTCCAAATCTAGTTTCATGCTGCACTAACAAGTCTTCATTGTGAGTTGAGTCACCTATCGTCAAATGTAGTGGTCAATTCAGGTTAACTCCGCACTTAAGGAGTTTGTTTTCTAAgcaatttagtattttaatttacgTTTTCGATATTTAGGCCTTAGGattaaatactaataaaataagtgtttttaataCATTTTGTAAGTGTTGTGATCCAATAGGCTGACACGAGCCTTTAGTGGTACTAATATGCTGAATTGAATGTGTAAAATAAAGATATAAAGACCCAATTGACGTGGAAGCAAGGGACGAGTGATGCACAAGTTTCCTGGGACATCAAGGCACAAAACAAACGACTAAGGCAAATCATGTGTGTCGTGTCGTGCCATAGACTGGGTGTGGAATGACACAAGTCGATGTTCTGTCCAAGTTTATCGAGGCTATTTTCGTCTGTGCAATCAACCTTATAAGAAGACTTAGGACATGTCGAAGACCTAATTTTGGCTGCCAACActtctataaataagacattaggggtTTGATATAACTAAGTCGTCCTAGACGCCAtcaaaaaccctaatagtttagtAGTAGGATTAAATTATTTTCCTTTCGGCTTTtcataactcttttgtttttcctcttaaaatcaattttgattcaagagtttatttatttaattgaagtatttcaatttactttttcttacatttgatttaatttttttaatccaatCAATCGATTTGCTACTTCATTCCTCATTCAACATTCAATCCATGATTATTCAAATATCTTTTCTCTTTCAAATTGATTGTGCTTTTCACATGATTAATTCCATTGGATTTGGGGTTATGAATAACAAGAGTGGCTAAATCCCTTTGGGGAGATTAATGAGTGAATGAGGATGTGATTAACGGAGGATTTAGGGTTTCTCACGAGGGGTTAGTTGCTATGAATTACGTATACTTAAACTACTAGAATTGATAATcctaggaagttatcataggctagacgaggttgagagataagtgaaattgagtaaattataatttatcctagttgagaaagtgaggtcaagagataagcgagtatcaaccaatcgattagttaattagaggCTGAGAGGTAATAATTGATTAATCAGTAGCTAATCCACCGTAAAACCAAAATCCGAAGTTAGTTACAAACCTTGAAGTGAGCtaatcttcctgattggtttaTGGATTTTaagttgtttgtttatttttcttatttatttatttttatctcatttatatattttacgaTTTCTCGTAATATAGTAATTAATTAGTACTATTtggatttattattataaaagtgttttaataatttattccaGCCTTTTTTGGGTACAATCCTCACTATACTTCCAAATTATTTCATTGtactaaactatattacaatttgacccgtgcACTTGCGGATGTCGTTGTTCtaaattcttatatttttggtgtaacacccctaacccttatccgtcgccaaaataggattacagagtattaccaagcTTTATGGACTAATTACTAATATTTCATACCTttattatacaaataaaaaatcaatcatatgacactcatattgtcccttagatgGGCCCTCGATGCCCAAAATACACCTTAGAagtaaatcgggactaaatcggacaTTCAggaaatttttcccaaaatcttaaaatttttcttagaagtaggggacacacgcccgtgtggtcagatcgtgtggcttacacggccaggtgacatgcccgtgtcttaggccgtgtgggcattcgatgtgaggcacacagccgtgtctcagctcgtgttcaaattagggtagctactgacttgggtcacacggccaaccacacgcttgtgtgctaagCCATGTGTAAAAACCTTGGTATTTTGTTTTGAAAGtttaggtgcaggagacacacggccagaccacatgcccatgtctctgccagtgtagacgaaaataggccattttaaggccacttttctcaccctttatGATATCAACCTATACACAACATTTCAATACATCAAATAGCTTCAATCAAGCAACCAAAACAAGCTAGATTCATATTTATACATACGATAACATTACAAAACTCATTACCTAAACTTACTTCATAActcaattcattaatttaccaaaatttaCTACTAGTTACATGTATATGAGTATGTATACATGTGTTATTCATAACCATACTTCAAATTTTAGTTCTTTTCCACACCAaccctatacatgacatataaaccataaaagtatATAACAAAAGCTACCGGAGCAATCTGGATAGTTTGACCcaatgtgttgatccgatcctccaaacttcttgaaaatctacaaagaatattaaacaacacatgtaagcttattgaagcttaataagttcattaagttaaacattgatcttaccgaacttaatataataaattaaattgtaaataaatcatatattCTCCTTGTCAAACACAACATAAACCGATGAACATACTTCCTTCAAATCAATATCAACAaaaatcaataaatctttcaatttCTATCACATAAGTCTTTTACCAATTCTTGCAGAATCAAAGAATGGCTTACGAGTATGAGTACATCGTTTTATTTATGCCATAGTCcaattatggtcttacatgtatgtTGTtatggccctgccatggtcttacattcgcagtgccataacccagttatggtttTATTATCAGATTGCAATAGCCTATTATCACTGCcttggtccaaccatggtcttatgttCGTAGTGTCAtaacccaattatggtcttatcCGTTAATTCATTCTTTACATTAAtgtcatagcctagctatggtcttacatataaacatgccatggtccaaccatggtcttatccggcAAATCATCCTTTACCACAGAATCAAAGAATGGCTTACGAGTATGAGTACATCGTTTTATTTATCCCATAGTCcaattatggtcttacatgtatgtTGTtatggccctgccatggtcttacattatcagtgccataacccaattatggtcttatTATCAGATTGCAATAGCCTATTATCACTGCcttggtccaaccatggtcttatgttcgtagtgccataacccaattatggtcttatcCATTAATTCATTCTTTACATTAAtgtcatagcctagctatggtcttacatataaacatgccatggtccaaccatggtcttatccggcAAATCATCCTTTACCACAGAACGAATGTACTCAATCCCGTGTTCCACTCGTTttgaacatttattttaattgcataattcaacgataattttattttcaacattatatatgaataaataCTTAATAACATTCATCAATGTAATAAATGAACATTAAAGTTTAACATTATAAACTCACATGGGCTAAATTGTGGAATTTGTAGTAGTTAGGGATTATTCTgctaattttcatttttctcgttgatctacgggctcttgatctaaaatgtaaaattattcatttatcagtacatatttcaattataatttacttcacaatttatacctttcaatttttaaaattacactaatacctaaatttttataatttttcaatttagtccctcatcaATTAGCCTGTCAAATAAGCtacttttttctcaattaacactttatctaaatattttaaGCTATTACACAGCCTTTGATAAACAatatttaataccaaaccctaggatttaatattttcacaatttgatcctaaaattaatttatattgaaattacttaataaaatcatcatataacaaaattagagCTTCAATTCCATGTTAATTTATCAAAAACATCCAgaaatcaatggtaactttcaaaattatccatgaaatcaaaaactaagaaAATAGATAATTGGACCTAGTTGaaaaagtctcaaaaacataaaaatttcaaagaaaaagcaagaattgaactcacttgaagtaaaaatatgaaaaatcagcTTCTGGGGGATGtcctatggtgtttttggctgaagaattgtaaagaaatgtctagatttcttTTAAGTCTCATttttttctaattcaattttattttatttcttattttacccCTTAATCatctaatttcttttttttttctgcttgTGGCGTTTCAAACATCTTCTTtgggctaattttccctttaagTCCTCCTTCATTTACTTTTAAGCTATTTTATCACTTCAATaaattttacacctttttcaatttagtcattttcatttaattagttatcaaaaaattaaaattttctaacgaaactttaatactaactcaataacactccgtaaatatttataaaaatatttacagctcggttTATGAAATCTagatctcgatacctcattttcgaaaTCACTTAACCTAATAATTCCTTCTAAAACACGAATCACTAATTCAGAAGGTCTTCTTTAAAtcatatttaactcataaataataaataataaaattttctaactcattttttggattttagtggtctcgaaccactgtttttgacaccactaaaaattgggctgttacatttggTATTATATTTTACTATAGGTGGTTAAGTTGttggcaccgttgtcggggaTGTTTTGacaataaatattgaaaataaatttttacaattaataAGATAAGTAGGAACATTATGACCTAAAGATACGATATttaatatttgtttaattatttttatttttattttcttttcaagtcgTTTATGACTCGAAGCTTCAGCACTCTAATCGAACCACACCTATATTTGGAGCAACTACTTAGATGAAACTGTCCAACAATGAACGTCAATCCACCCGCGGCTATAAATTTACCTTGAAAATATCCATTATTTGAGGGTCCACAAGAGTGACAAGCAAATAACCGAGAAGAAGTCCCAATGGATCAAAGGACGTTGCATGAGTATGCCCTACCTACACTAGACGTGGTGTGAGGAAGCATTGAGTGGCCAACGATTGacgcaaataattttgaattaaaaatggCTATGATTGAAATgatccaaaacatactttagttGAAAAGAAACATGGTTGAAGACCCGAATTAGTACTTGATGTGGTTTTTTCAACTATGCGACACCTTTAAATACAACTGGATATTAGATAATGCCGTGCATTTTTGGTCATTTTCGTTCTTCTTATGAGACAATGCAACCGATTGGTTGGACTCATTAGAACTGGGTTCCATCACCACATGGAACGATCTAGCGGAaaaaattctttataaaattttcttgaTTAGTCGAACCATTCAGTTGAGGCGAGAAATCACCAATTTTAAACAATTTGAAGGTGAATCCTTGTACGAGGCTTGAGAGCGTTTTAAGATTATTCTAAGGAAGTGCCCATATCACGGACTGCAAGCATAGCTTCAGATCCAAATATTTTATAACAGTGTCAACGAACATATCAAGTCTAGTCTAGGCGGAGCATCCATCGAATCTTCTATGTTTCATATGTAAGAACGAGCTTATAAAATTATTGATGATATGACCATGAATTCATACATATAGCCTAATGAGAGATTCATGTACCAATCCAACCCACCAACGGCAAAAGCTATGAAAAAAGAGAACGATGATGATAGATTCTAATAAATCTAAAGAAGCTTAACCATTTAGAAATGCCTGTCAAGCAAACAAGAACAAAGCCACATTATGAGAACCAACTGAAGAAAGCAAGCTACATAAATAATAGAGTCGAAATCGCTATTCAAAAACCTATAATCCCAGTTGGAAGGATCATTCAAACGTCAAGTGGGGAGGTAACCAATGAGGAGCAAATCAAGCCCAACCTTGACAAAACCCTTATTATCAACCTCCGCCATTACAACAATGAATCCTGGGTAACGACAATACTGCATGTTGTCAAAGATTCGATCGACTAGAATGGGAGATGCAAACTATGAAGATAAATATTCGATAAGTCCAACCTATATGTGGATGACTCGAATCCTGAATGTATAACCTCTACTACCAAATTAGCTAATTGATGATGATGTGTCAAAAGCAAAGGGGTTAGTCTCCCTAGCAATACGAAAAACAACCCTCGAAGATATGGGAAAGAGCACGTAAAAGCAATCACTTTGTGATTGGGCAAGGAATTGAACTCACCAAGCAAGCCCATTCATGAAGAGGAAGTGATTCTCGAAGATGTCAACGAACTCACGAGAGGAAGAAACCAAGCACTGTGAGCCGATCGAGAAGGCAATTGAATTTGTGTCTAAAACAATAATCTCAACTCATAGCATAATAAAGATACCCTCGAAATTAAAAGTTCTGGGTAGTTTTACGATCTTAATAGAAATAGGGAATCAATATTGTAGCAAAGCCTTTTgcgatttaggggctagtataaATTGAATGCCCCTATCGATCTATCAGAAACTTGGACTTAGGGAATTAAAAAAGACATCAATAATGTTACAATTAGTCGATGGATCTTTAGTGCACCTAGAAGGTGTGCTCGAGGATACATTGGTTAAGGTACAAGGATTCATAATTCCTGTCAATTTTGTAGTTCTCGATTGTGATGAAGATCAATAAATATCCATTCTATTGGTAGCTCATTTCTGGTCACTTCTAAATCAACTATTGACCTAGAATGAGACGAGCTTATTATAAAAATCGATAACAAGGTAGAAGTGTTCAAGTGTGGCCGAGACTCCCAAAGTGAGAGATTGCTTAGGGAggaatgttatgttttatttgatttaatcccTAATGACCATAATCGAAGGCATTTCTCAAGTTATGTATGTGTAGGTACTCATAAAAGGAAAGAACGAGATAAATAGCGAGACTTCAGTAGAAGAATAAATGGTTGGAAAGCGTGCAATGGTCAAGATCGACAGTTGAAATTGATGGTAAAGTTTAAGGCCGATCAAGTCCGGTAGCACAACATAGATTTTTAACTATTGaacttatttattttgtaaatactGTAGACTAATctgtttttaatttgttagattAGGAATTAGAGTAGTTATTTTGTGTTAGAATTAGTAGGAAATAGGTTTTCGATAACAATAGAGGATCTAAACATTAGTAGGAGGCATGTACTGGCAACCGAGGACCTTCTACAAGTACCGAAGAGACCTAATCGAAGCCATGTCGCAACATAAGAATCCCATGGTGGGACACAACCCTTGTGAGCTTAAGAAAGATGAATTTTATCATCGTGTTGCACCACACCATACCTATGGCACGACACACCCTTACATTCAATACTAATAGAGGGGAAACTATTGTCGTGTTGTGCCATGCACTCCCTGTGGCGCGACATGCAAgccatttttggaaaattttcgtTCTTGATTAGACGCAATCTTTAGAGATTTTCACCAAGTTTGTATGATAAGTAAAGCCCTAGAAGGCTTCTATATATTACCCTTAGCAGCTACTAAACCCTTGAAGCCATCATAGCCACCCAAATCAACATTTGTGACCTTTTTCTTTGGGATTCCGTGAATACTCTATTTTTCCTCTATTTCAAAACCCCAAAACCATGCATAGTAACCTTCCCGATAGAGAATCCATGGCAGATAGACACACTTACCTTCGGGGAAGGGAACTAAAAAAATAACCTTTTTGCAGCTCAACGCAAAATTTCGTTACAAGAACAAGGTTTCGAATCCATGGATGAATTGAGGAACAAAAAGCATAAGTTAATCCAATACCATCAATGAGAGAAGTTATACACAATCCTAATGAAACCAATATGCCTCCTGATCGTGCACAAATTGTACATCGCTTTTAAAGAGGCGAATGCGAATAGACCGGCAGAGGTACCATGGATGCAGTTTTCAAATTGAGGGAAGGAAATGACTATCTTACCTCCCGAAATAGCAAGGTATTATGATATTTCACTATATTTCTTTGATTTCATACGACGAACTGACCCAATGTATTTCCCGAGAAAGAATATGAATGACATAATCAAACTCCAAATGGACAGGAAGGGTGAGTGGAAATGCCACTTAGGAATAGGCTATCCCATAACATTCTCTTAGGTGAAGTTAACTCCAacgacatagatgtgattgaaaTTCATCAGTACTCAAATTTGCCTAGCGATGGACAAGTCTAATATCGATACGTTTTAGGAAACTTTGTTGCATGCAATTTTAACTAAAGAAGCGGATTTGTGTAGAAACATGGAAATATTGAAGCATGCTCTAATGTGCACAGAAAAAGAGGTGAAATTACTGTTCCCGCACTTAGTAACATCTATATGCCGACAAACGAAGGTGCCTATTAGACGATTAGGTCGTGCCTTACAACCAAGCAAGTTTTCGATCTTGGAACTGAATGTGGAGTACCTTATAGGGAATTGGAAATGAAATAGGGCAATAAAGACCAAACCATATCAAGGCGAGAATGTGTTACCCGATTCGAAATGGATATTTGATGGATGCAAGAAGCCAAATCAATATTTAAAGACTATGCAAGGAAAAACGGGTTACAGTTGCCACAATTCCCAATAGCTAAGTACGAGGTAATGATCGAATCAAGCAAAGTGAAGAAAGAGAGAGAATTAGAGGAAAAGGAACACCCCAAAGAAGATCCAAAGGAAGATCCGGAAGGCGAACCAAGAAAAACGGACAAGGTGTTGggtcttgattttttttatagacCTAATATTTTTAGACAATTTTAGAcaatttcaattaaatttcatttttttatggacctgatatttttattttatttggaatgttttagttttagtttttaagtatttaagtatttaagactttaatattatatatagtgTGTTTAGTTTTTCTTAGCAGGAACCCCAATTTTTTTACGGCACAATAATATAAAGTCAAAATCGAGAAGGGGGAGTAGTCCCACCAATTGTATTGCACGAATCAAGAAAACCGAGTAATCTctctaattttcatattttattgcACATTAGAGACAATGTACCGAATAAAGTGTAAGGGCgacttaggaaaattttaaaatttttcttttcaattattttattttcttttttttaatagttttaaattcTTAACTTTTCTTTGCATGTTTTatatgtgcttgagcttgtagaaatacaaatgATTAATTAGGAGTATATACTTAGGttgtttgtttaaattgtaaatctagcttgaaattaaataatttaggttgtttatatttagactaattatttcagtttattagactataaataggaaaaatatattaaatataccAAGTGATAAAGGTAGATACAAATAGGTAATTATATTTGTAGAAGTATAGAATAttcgaaataaaaagaaaataatcagTAAAATCCATGGTTATTGAAACAATGCAGTATGACTAATATAACCCTTATATAAAGTGCCCGAGAAAAATCTCGATCATGTTggcacaaataaataaaatcataaggGATTATATGACAAAATATTAGTGCATTAGAGTTCAAAGCATGGACAAAAACCGAGTAGGAAAAAATATTTGAACGAACTATACCTtgcaaaaataaatactatattcgtatatacattttaatagagctatatatttaattttcttgtttactttgtaatttattgaactaatTTGTCTATGTACAAATAactttgaattatttaaatttctagCTAGAGTTATATATTTAGAAATGTCTTCCTAGTGTCGATGCTCTGATCCAACCTCTTATATCAAGCCGGCTCAtgtacattttattttctttgcatgTTTATTTCCTATTTTCAATTTCAgttgttttcaagtttttttttgttttgtttagtttGCTTAAGGACAAAGAAagacttaagtgtaggggtatttgatctGCCGTTAAAGATAGTAGTCAATTCCGATCAATTCCACACTTAAggagtttcttttataagaaatttagtattttaatttatgttttcgaTATTTAGGCTTTatgattaattattaataaaataagtgttttttaacacattttataagtGTTGTGACCCAATAGGCCGACATGGGCCTTAGGTAGTACTAATATGCTTAATTGAGTGTATAAAATGAAGATATAAGGACCCAATTGACCTAGAAGCAATGGACGACTGATGCACAAGCTTCCCCCGACATCGAGGCACAAAACGAATGACTAAGGTAGAAAATGTGTGTCGTGTTGTGCTATAAACTTGGTAGGGTGCGGCACAAACGTGCTGCCAAAGTTTATAAATGTTATTTTCATCCGTGCAATCAAACTTATACGAAGACTTAGGACGTGCcgaagacctaatttgggctCCCAACACTTCTATAAATAATTCATTAGGGGTTTGATA
This window encodes:
- the LOC107951151 gene encoding WAT1-related protein At4g08300 is translated as MGGQTPYAALRNMLNKVKPYLSMVSLQFGYAGMYIISMVSLKHGMSNFILATYRHVAATIVIAPFAFLLERKIRPKMTLPIFLRIVILGFLEPVLDQNLYFLGMKYTSATYASAFLNIVPAVTFIMAMIFRLEKINVKKIGSVAKIIGTAITVMGAMVMTLYKGPIIDFVKSGGAIHHGTTTESADKHRVAGTIMLVGSVFCWSSFFILQSFTLKKYPAELSLTAWICFMGMLEGAGVSLVMVRDLSAWKIGWDSRLLAATYSGIVCSGITYYVQGVVIRERGPVFVTSFSPLCMIITAALGAIILAEKLHLGSVLGAIIIVLGLYTVVWGKRKDGKNTETDEKSNGLQELPVTDNAKAISIDVGIDGADKIVNIPTSKNPF